A stretch of Campylobacter showae DNA encodes these proteins:
- the polA gene encoding DNA polymerase I produces the protein MSQKTLTIIDTFGFFFRLYYAMSGLKNREGKPSGMVSGFASFIMNLRQEFASDYIIFALDSKGKTLRHEILGEYKANRSEPPAALKEQLPVCIEMIEKMGLAAVSREGYEADDIIASVVKECKQRDIFVRIVTHDKDLYQLIEDGKVSIYSPQSKIDHDSASCIEKYGVPPSCIRDFLAIAGDSSDNIPGVKGIGAVGAKKLLNEFGNLEGIYENLPLVRNERIRGMLAEGRESAFLSKRLTSLFDDVPDVLDLKRAEFPEQNPLVKVADTLREYDLNRLLKALQNSQDAGENAEFKLGFNARLLTDENEIERLLANIDADTLVAFDTETTDVDTQNARLVGFSFCFNDEEAYYVPVSHEYLGAPKQASEKFAAWAISQIYKGCVIGQNLKYDFKVVKRNLGLEPPVNFKDTMILAWLMDPGSSVGMDALAKRLYDYDTIKFEDVVKRGETFASVALENAAKYAAEDAWITLKFYKSFLNLLDPELLALADTHEFAFILTLFDMEREGIAINREKMQNLILRNDAKIKALTSEIYELTGENFNINSVKQLGSVLFEHLKLPVKKKTKTGYSTDEAVLAELIDEHPVIEKLLEYRELYKLQSTYCEPLLNLAKKDANSRIYTNFIQTGTSTGRLSSKNPNLQNIPARGALAKDVRGCFEAKSDFSFVGLDYSQIELRLLAHFSRDEALLRAFANDEDIHARTAISIFGSAEGQNRAVAKSINFGLIYGMGSSKLANQVSITRAEAKEYIERYFKAFPTIKGFLEGIKTAAKNEGFVRTLLGRKRLFDFTTATPMQTAMYEREAVNTIFQGSAADIIKMAMVKIRPLLSPRARMLLQIHDELIFEVQDGYAEEFGAAAQKIMQEIYKLNVLLKTSLNVAKDWGELK, from the coding sequence GCTAAAAGAGCAGCTGCCCGTGTGCATAGAAATGATAGAAAAAATGGGCCTAGCCGCCGTGAGCCGCGAAGGCTACGAGGCCGACGACATCATCGCTAGCGTCGTAAAGGAGTGCAAGCAGAGGGATATATTCGTACGCATAGTGACGCATGATAAGGACCTCTATCAGCTCATCGAGGACGGCAAAGTGAGCATCTACAGCCCCCAAAGCAAGATCGACCACGATAGTGCTAGCTGCATAGAAAAATACGGCGTTCCGCCAAGCTGCATACGCGATTTTCTCGCGATCGCTGGCGATAGCTCGGATAATATCCCGGGCGTCAAAGGCATCGGCGCGGTCGGCGCCAAAAAGCTTTTAAACGAATTTGGCAATCTAGAAGGCATCTATGAAAACCTGCCGCTAGTGCGAAACGAACGTATCCGCGGCATGCTGGCCGAGGGCCGAGAGAGCGCATTTTTGAGCAAGCGTCTAACGTCGCTCTTTGACGACGTGCCTGACGTGCTCGATCTAAAAAGGGCGGAATTTCCCGAGCAAAATCCGCTCGTAAAAGTCGCCGATACTCTGCGCGAATACGATCTAAACCGCCTTTTAAAAGCGCTACAAAACAGCCAAGACGCGGGCGAAAACGCGGAATTTAAGCTCGGCTTTAACGCGCGGCTTTTAACGGACGAGAATGAAATCGAGCGACTGCTGGCAAATATAGACGCGGACACGCTCGTGGCGTTTGACACCGAGACCACGGACGTCGATACGCAAAACGCCAGGTTGGTCGGCTTTAGCTTTTGCTTTAACGACGAGGAGGCCTACTACGTGCCCGTGTCTCACGAGTATCTGGGTGCCCCGAAGCAGGCGAGCGAGAAATTTGCCGCTTGGGCGATCTCGCAAATTTACAAAGGCTGCGTGATCGGGCAAAATTTAAAGTACGATTTTAAGGTCGTAAAGCGAAATCTAGGACTCGAGCCGCCGGTAAATTTTAAAGACACGATGATACTGGCGTGGCTCATGGATCCGGGCTCAAGCGTCGGTATGGACGCGCTAGCCAAGCGGCTCTACGACTACGACACGATCAAATTTGAAGACGTGGTAAAGCGCGGCGAGACCTTCGCGTCCGTAGCACTTGAAAACGCGGCAAAATACGCCGCCGAGGATGCGTGGATAACGCTGAAGTTTTACAAAAGCTTTTTAAATTTGCTTGATCCCGAGCTACTCGCACTCGCCGATACGCACGAGTTTGCGTTCATCCTCACGCTTTTTGATATGGAGCGCGAGGGTATCGCGATAAACCGCGAAAAAATGCAAAATTTGATCCTGCGAAACGACGCCAAGATCAAGGCCTTAACAAGCGAAATTTACGAGCTAACGGGCGAAAATTTTAATATCAACTCCGTTAAGCAGCTGGGCTCGGTGCTGTTTGAGCACCTAAAACTACCCGTAAAGAAAAAGACCAAAACGGGCTACAGCACCGACGAGGCCGTGCTGGCCGAGCTCATAGATGAGCATCCAGTCATCGAAAAACTACTCGAGTACCGCGAGCTATATAAGCTACAAAGCACCTACTGCGAGCCGCTGCTAAATTTAGCCAAAAAGGACGCTAACAGCAGGATATACACGAACTTTATCCAGACGGGAACTAGCACCGGCAGACTCTCGTCTAAAAATCCGAACCTGCAAAATATCCCCGCTCGTGGCGCGCTGGCAAAGGACGTGCGAGGCTGCTTTGAGGCAAAAAGCGACTTTAGCTTCGTGGGACTCGACTACTCGCAGATCGAGCTGCGACTGCTCGCGCATTTTAGCCGCGACGAGGCGCTTTTGCGGGCATTTGCGAACGACGAGGACATCCACGCGCGCACGGCGATTAGTATATTCGGTAGCGCCGAGGGGCAAAACCGCGCGGTGGCCAAGAGTATAAATTTTGGCCTCATCTACGGCATGGGTTCGAGCAAGCTGGCAAATCAGGTAAGCATCACGCGCGCCGAGGCAAAGGAGTATATCGAGCGCTATTTTAAAGCTTTCCCTACGATAAAAGGCTTTTTAGAGGGGATAAAAACTGCGGCGAAAAACGAGGGCTTCGTGCGCACGCTGCTGGGTAGAAAGCGGCTGTTTGACTTTACTACCGCGACACCGATGCAAACGGCGATGTATGAGCGCGAGGCGGTAAATACGATATTTCAGGGCTCGGCCGCAGATATCATCAAGATGGCGATGGTAAAAATCCGTCCGCTTTTGAGCCCGCGCGCGAGAATGCTTTTGCAGATACACGACGAGCTGATTTTTGAGGTGCAGGACGGCTACGCTGAGGAGTTTGGCGCAGCGGCGCAAAAGATAATGCAAGAAATTTATAAACTAAACGTACTGCTAAAAACGAGTCTAAATGTGGCGAAGGATTGGGGTGAACTGAAGTAA